In Ferroplasma sp., a single window of DNA contains:
- a CDS encoding zinc-ribbon domain-containing protein, with protein MNENLLGTKKGKILVFLLSGPKMMTELKSVISSYDVLRYNILELQSSGYITKTESRDNNRKYVVSLTEKGREVAQNLKNAEEVSEGRIRINGDDEINIQLSTEEIEKSKNLRFLFHVNVLDDHITVEEVVPGKNPRIFNIYIKQNGGGNFRLWCEQDNSYDCWHVRAAWGYPQVQAMMMRYKGKTKICPVCHFENPENAKFCMNCGAKLE; from the coding sequence ATGAATGAAAATTTACTTGGAACAAAAAAAGGGAAAATTTTAGTTTTTCTTTTATCCGGCCCAAAAATGATGACTGAATTAAAGAGTGTAATTTCTAGTTATGATGTTTTAAGATACAATATACTGGAGTTGCAAAGTTCAGGCTATATCACTAAAACAGAATCTAGAGACAATAATAGAAAATATGTTGTATCGTTAACTGAGAAAGGCAGAGAGGTAGCACAGAATCTTAAAAATGCTGAGGAAGTCTCCGAGGGAAGAATAAGGATAAACGGCGATGATGAGATAAACATTCAATTATCCACGGAGGAAATAGAAAAATCAAAGAATCTCAGGTTTTTGTTCCATGTCAATGTCCTCGATGACCATATAACAGTTGAGGAGGTTGTTCCAGGTAAAAATCCGAGGATTTTCAATATTTATATAAAACAGAACGGCGGCGGTAATTTTAGATTATGGTGCGAGCAGGATAATAGTTATGATTGCTGGCATGTCCGTGCGGCATGGGGATATCCTCAGGTCCAGGCAATGATGATGCGTTATAAAGGAAAAACAAAAATATGCCCGGTATGCCATTTTGAGAATCCGGAAAATGCTAAATTCTGCATGAACTGCGGGGCTAAATTAGAATAA